GTCAGAGTTTGCACGAAACACCAAGGTGACTTTTCCACGCGGCTCGATATGATACAGAATTCGCAAATTTTCAGTCGTATCGTTCCTGAAAACGGTTATTTACTCTCGGCTGACCAATAACTTAATAAATCCTTTAACGAATTTCTCGATAGACCTAAAGATACAGCGTCCACGCATATTACATACTTACATAATCAGCTTAACTGACCGACCAAGCCtttgattaaataatttaaaaaataaaaaaacaagatACATATACgtgtgtctgtctgtctgtatGTACGTTTgcatgtgtgtgtgcgtgtgtatgcgtgcgtgtgtgtacgtgtatgtataCGCAGAtacaagtaataataatactagtGTACAAATTGTGATATCTGAAAGAGACCGTTAACAGTCGCATGCACTCGCGCACATAAACAAGCACACACTCAcccacacatacatacacaggcacgcatgcacgcacgccTATAAAAAGATTAGCGCTTGAACACTCAGCTCGCATCGCGGATAAGCATCTTTCCCTTTGTGCTCGCGTATCGTACGCGACttccaaaaattatttcttttctcggtttttttcttctcttttcttctcttttcttttcaggTACGCGTTACCTGATACGAAAACGAAATGTTCGTGACTTCGtgcacgtttcttttcttttcttttttccccccccCCCAGTAATTTACGATGCCGACGATCAAGGACCGACAAACTGCTCTCAAAGAGGACAATGATCCGTTTCTTTTACGGAAGCTACGATGAGTCGCGAATAAATTATCAACAACATCCACGCGGAATTTATAATTCAATTCGAATTTCTTCTCGAGTGTGTTACACGTTTAATTCACGAAATATTCGACAAGATTATCATTTTTCGGTTGAAGTTACTGCCCCGAGGAAAGGAACACAAGCAGAAATCGATAACTCCACGGATTACAGAAGTACGCGTGTAAAAGTatctaaaaaaatattacaaatttttcaccgTGAGAGAGCTTACCTCGTACTTCCGTATTAAGTCTTATTCCTTGAAAAACTATGAACGTGAGCGCGAATCTTAAACAACGGGACGCGGCATCACGATTGCGTTAATATTAATTGCGTACGAAGCCTTCCTTTCGTTCAAGGGATAAATTTCAATTGTTGGATATGCGTGGCCATTGGCCAATCGAATTACGTTGCATTCTACCGGCTCGTTAAACTATTTAAGCTGAACAAACACCGTTAACGGTCTCGCATCGAGTATATCAAATGAAAGCACGAAAACTTAACGTtgcaagatgaaacatacatttttttttctttttcgtttcctaCGCATAGAAAGCAATTTAAAAATAGTACGGTTTAAACGATTACGTGTCTACAAGTAGTCCCGATTTCTTCACTTGTATAACGCGATAAGAAATTTTGCTCGTTCCGCTTGACCGAACACCAGCAATCGTTATGCGAAGTAAAGTGTCGTCTGCAATCTCAACCAGAGTCGTGTAAACGTatacacgtttctttcttttttttttcttcttcgttctcttttTCACGAAAAATGAACTACTACCTCAAAAACGTACGCGCAACGTTAATCCTGTAATTGATTTCGCGTCACAGCTGAGCGTTACTGAAATTAACCCGGTAAAAGGTatcaaaattaattaagaaGCCAAGACGAACGTATGATGCTCAATTAAGTTTGTAGAATAAATATAAGCGAATAAATACTTGAGCATATTACAAACATACACCGTGTGTGTCCCTTGGCGCGTGTGCTTTCGGCACGacgaaactttaattttttaccatctaattttcgaaagtaaacATAGGCGTATGATAAAGTTCATCAGTAATCGTTTCTCCACAGCCACTATTATGATAATTTAAAAAGCACAAGCAtatatcatcattatcatcattatcatcatcattatcatcaccATCATCCATCCGATTTCAAGATTTCGATCAATTTCAAAACATTTAAACCAATCTCATCGTACAAATTCTTTAATTTAACATCACTCTAAACACAGtcgtttgttttgtttttttcggttttttttccccccttttttttctttttgcatctgttgCCGAACTTCCCCAATTGCGACAAGGTACCAGAGAAATGTACAGTGGATGAGCTTCATACTCTGCAGTCAAGCAATTTAAAAACCGTGCAAACAAGATTTGTGTCACGAGTCGCGTTGCTTTCGGTCCGTCGAATGGAATTCTCCGTATTATAGAATAAAACGTGTATAATAAGGTAATTCCCGAAACAATGTCCCAACGAAATCCATTCACGCGAATTGACCGGTAAAACGAGATACAATTGTCTCTTTGTTCGACGCGCGAAGGAGCCGTGAAATTCGTTACGACGACGATCCAATGATTCGAATCCGTCCCGTTGAAATTTTTAACGTACGAacacgtctctctctctctctctctctctctctcgtacgggtttttcgtcgtcgttgtctccgatttaaaaaaaaaaaggaaagaaaagaaaaagaaagaaagaaagaaagaaagaaaaaccccGTATAGTTTTCGTATCAGCTGCCTCGTCGCGTATCGTGTCCGTACTGTTCCCGTGTTCGATATCCACGCGGTAAGTACTTGTTTCGGAGTATTCAAGGTACCATGCGCAATGGCGCAAGCTGAGCAATGACATTTCCAACACCCTCTCAGTCGGTTTACTCTTTGGAAGAGCGTAAAAACATCGAATTTAAAGACGAAGGAACGCAAGCTTAACgttcaaaaatagaaaactttCCTCCGAGATCGGGAATAGCGCGACGGACATCGGAGTCCGACAACCGTTCGATACCTCCGTGACGAACGTCGTGTCTGTCGCGACGCGATCCATCGAGTACGCGTAATCGTGGCCGATCGTCGGTCCAACGCGCGTCAACGGTGTCGAACAACAACGTAACGTGGCCATCGACACCGTTCTGTCGTGATCTCTGTTACCCCATGCATCGACGCACCGATACGACCGAGCCGTTTCTCAAACTAATTTCAGTTTCCTTTGATTCTGTCAGACGGTCGAGTGCGTGGTAGAGGAAGGTTGTGTACTGGAAGCCGTCGTGGACTGTGCGGTGGACGTTGACGGTGTACTGACGACTACGACCGGCTTCACCAATGTCGTGGTGTTGATGTACTGGGCGTTCACGATCGGCATCTGCGCAACGGATTTCAGAATCGGTGTCGTGATCATTTTCCCCGCGAGGCTCGACGGCGCCAGAATGTGAGCGGTCACTTGATTCCCTTGCGAGACGACGGTCATAGGCGTGACGATTGGTGTCAAACCGGAGAGAGGTGTGTGTGGACCAACGATGTGAGCTATACCCTCTGTGGACGGAGCGTTCTGCATCACGGTCGAGCCTGGTTTCCCCGTTGCAGTCTGTAGCGATACGCCTGCGTGGCTCAGTGTCAAACCTACGAACGTTCGGAAGAAATTCATTAATCGTTGGAACGCACACGCGCCTCGTACGAGTCGTACACCGTGAACGATAATAATCTAGCAAGCCTCTGTGGCATTGTCAGTCATTTTCAAAGCGACGCGTGCAATCTGTACACGCACGAGCCGCTCTGCGAATGAATGTGATCGGTTTTCTTTGGCACCAATTCATTACAAAATCGCAACCGTGCGACCTTGGCCTTGGTATATGATGCGCTTCGATTTTACCCGCTCGACCCTCCAACTACCGCAATCTCGAGTCTTTTCCGAACCAGCATCGATACTTTGGTCGATCTTTGCTTCGACAGTTTTCCTTGCGCGTTTATGGTACTTCGAATATCGTCTCCCCAACGAAGAAAGTAGCAACACGTTCGCAATTGAATCCACGATCTCAAAGGAATCTTTGTCCTTCGAAAAGAAAGGTTCTtcaattttaaagaaactttcgaatcgatcgcaaaGGTTTGAATGTACATTTCTACACGATACGTAAGTATTTGCAACGCGTAACAATTATTCTTACAATTCTACGATCCGTTTAATTTTACCGATTCGTTGATACTTTCCCTGTAACACGTTGCATCCAAGTGACGAATTAGCAAAATTGCAGAAAAATTCTCTCAAAGATTGAACAAACTCGGTCTTCgtacaaaatatacaaacacGTTACCAAGAAATTTGTTCTACTTGATAAAAATACGCGAGAACCTTTTTCGAGCATCGAAGAGATCGTTGGAAACAGGATACGATTCGATATCTTAAAGAATTATTACAAAAAAGAGAGAGACGCGTTGATAAGAAAAGTTGTACGTGGTTGGAAAATGGCGGAGTTACGTTAAGTAACGATACAATCGTACAAACATTACGTATCGTGTATTCGGTACGACTTCCAGAGTCGAAACTGTCCCAAATCGCGCGCGTATCGGTACATTGCGAACGTGTTCATCGCGAGGACAATATTAGAACAGCGAAGTGATTCCGTTTAAACTGAAACGTACCATTTGCCGGGAGTATGTTCAATTCAGCGCCACCCGGAAGTCTAGTCAGCTCCGATCCATTTCCGCCGACCAGTGTCACACCGCCGACCATTTTATGCGTGGTCTGCGTGTCGCTCGCTCTTATCCTTGTTTGAGCGTCTGTAACACAATTCAGAATCGCTATATCAACAATGTTACCGCGCGTTGGAATAGAACGACCACGGgacaataaattaaataatccaCGAGAGCTGAACTTTCGTCTTATCGTACGGTTAGGCGAATCGATTGGAGATGTTCGCGGTAACGCGTAGGGATCGAATCTGTACTCGCGAATATCGATTAATTTTGGAATTATCGTTTTCGTCTGGATCGTGTGACACGATAAGAGTGAATAATAATTGAGAAGCTGTATCGTTGAACTTGTATCGAAATCTGTGAAGATTGCGTAGAGAAATATAGATTATTTGCGGAGGAAATATACAAGCGGAAATATTCTCAGCGGAAGAAATATAGAAGGATGTGTGTATTATAAATTGTATGTAAAAACTGCACGGTAAGAAGACGGTAATAGTATGTATCTTAACATTGGACTTACCGGTCGAAATGACCGTTTGCAACTGCTTTGTAgaggaatttattttaatttttaatcaaataaatTCGAACGAGATACACGCGAGGCACTACTGTCCGAGTACAAAAGTATATACATAGAAATACGTTAATCGAACATTTCTTTaacgttcgaataatcgatTACCATCGATTAACTAGTTTATCAAAGTATGCGAGAATCGCTAGAAACAAGATAGGATTTAATATGTTGATATACCAGAATTTGTCTTCGTACAAAAGTATATACATAGAAATACGTTAATCGAACATTTCTTTAACGTTTGATCGATCAACTGACATCGATTAACCAGTTTATCGAAATATGCAAGAACCGCTAGAAACAGGATAGGATTTAATATCTCGATACATCAGAATTTGGTAATTCTAGTGTCAATTCTGGGGCGATGAACGATTCGGGAACGactcgatcgattattttcaaaCACTGGTATTTAACGCATTAAGCGGCGCGTCGATCATTAGTGACCGACGATAAACTTTCTTTTGTTCAGACCGCATCGGTCATTGACGATTTACTTTCCGTTCGAGCCATTTTAGTCACCAGTGACTGATATTATACTTTCCATCCGGATCGGTAGaaagtttatttataatatcgcCACTTGTGCGATTTCTTCGTCCGGATAATTCAACATACGGCTaatatttctcaaaattttGCGACGGATATTTTCCTTTTCGTTacgcgttcgaataaaattaaaatgaacaaAGTAAATTCGACACTTACCAAAGGACCGAGATACGCTCTTACGAACAAACGTTGAAAACAACGAGCAGTATCGAAGTGTAGATAAATATTGTTATCCGTTCGACTTAAAATATTGACTCCTACGTCATCCATAAGTGGACGTACGAAACTTTTTACCACGGAGTCGACGACATTGATCCCCGAGGTAAAATAAATCTTAAACAAATATTGAACGGTCGTTCGTTTCCTAATTGAAAAGACCACATCGATCAACAACGTGTGCACCTTCTATCAATGAAAGTGTTTTTCGCATCGGTTCACTTAATATTATTATGTATCGTAAATATTGCATCGTATTATCGCAAACGTGCATAAacaataatttgtataaattttatcgtcTCGATATCTATCTAGAGAATCTACCCTATCCTAATCGCGTGGCTTTGTTTACTCGCACTTGGTCTTTCAGTTGAACGAACGATGGAACGTACCAATTTGTCACGATACCTGATGATAAACAATAGATAGCGCGCAGTTACGATATTGCTTGTTGCGTgtcggttattgttttcgtaaaAGTAAAATTGTTGGGAAAAAAAATTCCGTCTCTGTGAAACAAATCTGTGACATTTTACGATGTAATCTGAACAACCGTGTCTCGTTTCTCCTGGGTCTAAAACAGATCTATTAAATGCAGCTCTGTAACCAACAAGGGTATCTTGACAAACCACTCGACTGTGCCTCGAGTACCTCCACTATATTTCTTTCGCCAACTGTACTTCACATTCGTCGAAAAAATCACTCGAGAATAATATTAAAGTCTTATCGGGCAATGATTTCTGTatttcttttactttcagaaactCAAACCGAGATGAAAGGCGGTCTATTCGACGCATGTTGGGCAATCGTGTCTCGACCATCGTATATGTATTTGGTTAACGCTGTGACGTACAATGGTAATCGGTGGCATAAACATTCCTGAACTATCGTGGAAAGAAACTAATGTTGCTTCGAGACTGAACATTTTACACGGTGCATGGAATGCtttatacaaaaattgaaatctaGGAATGCACGACCAATTTTGTTAAACGCGTGAAAGAACGTattatattgtattgtattatatcgtgaactcgaaacgaatacgatACTACTTCGTCGAGGAAAATACACTACTTTTGTGTGTcgctaaatattttcaaatctgtaaaaaaagaaaagaaaaatcgaaccaattgaaaatgaaattgcaAATCGAATAAACTTCTAAACAGCTAGACGTGTTCGGATGATAACgagtatacaaatatttacaagGTTACTCAAGACCTctacttgaaatattttttaagagaATTAATATTACACGGCATTTTCGTACGAAGGTTAAATATGTTTTGCGAAGTTTTACTTACACTTACAAAGAActaccattaaaatttttgcaagaaaTTGAAAAGTTACAGAAGCCTGCACAAATCGAAGAATCGCACCTCACTGTACCTTTAATTGATACAAAGAAACACGTGTAACATCCATAAACAGAAAACGAAAATTCCACTCGTGTTCCCTACATACTTAACCCACGATCTCTCGAGAAACAAAACACACCTGCACTCATCGAATACATTAAATAATACGTACAATCGACGAAAATAACAATTCTTTTCATTACCAAAACAAACCTCCGACCATCACGGTGTAAGATCCTGGAAAATGTCCATACGAATGCCTTAAAATACTCGTTCCATCGAGATAAATACTCTCCAGTTTCTCTGTTACCCAGACACGTGTGTAAATCGAGTTGCCTTAAAGTACACGAGTTCCATCGAAACGAATACTGGTATTTCCCTACCATTCGTACACATCGATTTCGAACCATCTTCTCGTTTCGTCTATTTCTACCGAATATTCCTGTACGATATTCGAACGAATGCTCCATTCCGTTTCGATAGTCGCGAGTAGATCCGATCCCGCCCACGTCACCGATCAACTAATTCGTGAAAACGCAACGCGAGTCCTACGTGGACCGAGTTACGGATAATCCTTGACGTCGAGTTAAGAATCGGGTGGTGTTTCGGGGCTTAACGGGGCAACTAGTCATAATTGCATTTCGCACGACATCGGAAGCTACTCACTCGACACGTTCAGTGCAGGAGAATGCGCAGCGAGAACTAACGGCCTTCCCTCGTTCGCCGAGTGCACAAATGTAACTGGCCTGACGTCACTGGCCGACGACTGCACGGCTAGGGCCAACGGCCTATCGTTGTTGGACAGATTAGAATGCACGAACGTTACCCTGTTGTCGTTGGCCGTGGACGAGTGAACGACCAGCGCCACGGGCCTTGGCTCACTTCCAGTGTTCGATTGCACAGCGATCAGCGGCCTCGATTGATCCGAAGAATTTTGCACGGCTAACGTTAAAGGTCTGGACTCGTTGTTGCCGGCGGTGTGGGTGACCAGTAGCTGCCTCGTGTCACCGGGTATCACCCTTAAGCTCGGACCGATGTGCTGAAGGGTCGGGACGATCGTCGCCAAACCTTGATTCGTGTTCAACATCTGAGCACTTATGGGCAGGTGCAGTTGATGCTGTTGCGGCACCATACCGCTCGGCGATGTATTAACTTTCTCCTGGAACAAAAAAGGTCGATTGGGTCATTTCGCTGCGAACAATGCGAGCGTAGATCTCTTTTGTCCTTAGAGTTATTTAAACAACGATATTTCATTTACGAATAGACGAATTTCGAAATGATCTGCGATTCATTTTCGTTGACACTGGAACTATCGACGATGAACGCAAGTATTGTTACTTGTATCGGATCGCATACGTATCTTCGATTACGAaagatttgtaattaaatttcccaataACGATTCAACGCGACAACATCGTCGTAAGATTGGCAAACGTTGCGGATCGATGTCAGTttgtatctattttttttttttttattcatttcgaagaaaataatttaacgtACAGATTTTGTCATTTTGTAATCGATCCGAGCAGATATCGCCCGAGTTATTAAAGATATCGAAAGGTGTATCGGTGAAAgtgatattttatatatttagatGTCCGTGCATTCGTTTAAGCGACATTACGGCCGCAAACAGGCAAAAACGATGAATAATTCAAAATCGCATTGTTTTAACCGCGATTAAGATCCGCGTATTCGATATACAGGATACTTCGTGTAATTCAACAAAAGCAACAAATTCAGGAGCGAATATTAGCATACAAAAGTAATGAAAGAAAGTTCGTATAAAGAATCGTCTTGGCCAACTTTGTTTCCCAGTTATTACCATTTTTATATTCCATTAATTGCTCGTATATTTTTACGGAAAGAACCGTTGGAAACTCGCGACGCGTATCGTTAccatttaaaatattgaaatatcgcAGTGTTCACGGATAATAAAATTATCTCGAAGATGCGGAACGAtgatttcgaataatcgagtggaATCAGCTACGGTAACATCGATTTGgattaaaaacgatcgaaacgctaaaaataattatagttCGTTTGTAATTACTGGAAACCAGATTGAACGAGAAAACAATTTATGCGAACCTTTTCGGAGCACTTTGTTTTATCGAATTCTTAGCCCGTATACTGCATCGATTGGTAAAACGACCTTGTTCAACCTTGACTAATAGCTGCGATCGATCTTTGTCAGCGTTTTggatgaaaaagaattttttctttcctttcacgTGACCTCGAGTTTTGAAAACACACTCGTCCATAGAGAAATTACAACCACTTCGCGCCACCCCTTTCGAGACCGTTTAATTCTTATCTGAAACACGTTTCGATGACGCCAACGTGTTCGACGACATTCGCGTAACCGGATTAAAATGGAAACCCCTGTACGATAAAAATACTCCTCGAAATGTACGCTACGTGGATCGGTGCAGTATCGAAATCtaacaaacatatctttctcTATTAAATAATTCTCCATCTCAGATACGTGTCGATCGAATATGAAGATTCGTTCCAAAAGAACCGAGAGTACCATTTCCGAGTTTCGTGTGACTCGATAAATAAGGAGCTCGAGATTGATAAAAACATGTTCGCACTATCGTACAGCCAGTTTATACAAATCCGTATAAACGGTGATACAAAAATGCGTGTTTCGTCTCGCACCGTTTCACACACAAACGCTAAAAATTCGCGTTGTGCCCAACGGGCTGTTCGGTGCTTCAACGATACAAGACCGTTACCAACCGAGTGAGTAAAAACACGATATCCGTTGCAAGAGAAAATGTACCTGGGCAGGGATTCGATCCCGGAAACGTTGGATTACCAGCCGAATAGCCAACCAACCGAGCTAATCCGGCCGTCTGCGGATTCTCTTTATGTACTATTAATAGAGAAACCGTTCTCGGTATCGATGCCCGTATATCTTTCGCTTTTCAATTTACCTGTGCTGGAGTAGGAATGCTAGGTGTGGGCGTTCCAGGACTTGAACTTGCGGGTGGACTTTCCCTAGAACTTTGCGCGAGGTTTAGACCCTGCGTCTGACAGACAACAGCGGCGGTTGCAACTTGATTATGAATGTTGGATGTCGTGCTCCCGGTTTGAAGTGTTTGCGGTGAACTGGCTGTGGCCGCGCTGCTCAAGCTACTGGTACTACTGTACCTCGTGCCACCTCGAGCGAGACCAGTCACATCGACTTCCATGCTTTCTGAAACTTTAACGCAAACGATTTTATTGATACGTCGATCGAcccttttcttatttttttttttttttttttacggtaaTGATCAcgataatcgatcgttcgaatcgggtTCCTATCTGGTTCTCCATCGACCCGTCGTAATTTTTCAGCCGTTcggatcgcgaacgaacgagtaaGGTACAGTTTGCGCGGTGAACGCTCACGAGCGTTCAACGAGTACTGTACACCACTCGCGAGAAGTCACACGGTAGAGAACCGTGTACCAGTGCTACCATCTAGATgtgcttttttcttcgttttttataGCTTTAACCGAGTTTTACGATCGTAACGAGCCTACGATCCAATCGAACCCGCGTTCCTTTCAAACGACTTCTCGCGAACCGTGCACAGTACTCGTCGAACTCGACCACGCAATTCCCACACACGACTAAGGGTTCGGGTATTAGAGAAGACTAGACGTCTCGCGATTTAATTCACTCTCCTGGAGCTGGATCTGTTTCGTCAACTTGTGCATCGTTATTTTATGTTAACGATCAAGAGAACAACGAACGCAGATACTATCGCGCGTTACGTAAAGCTACGTTTCCACGTGTGAAACGCACGATACAGAATCCATTTCAGATATTTAACCCCGGAACGTGGATCGTTGCGATCGAATGTTAAAAGAGGCAGGTTTACGAAGAGAGTGTTCGTCGAAGAGACATCCGAAACGTGTACACCGCGCTGTGGGATACTTATTTAGAAATACGCCTCGAAcgtatcgatattttcgatGAACGATCCCTTGCATTCGTGTTGCGAAACTTCGTAACAGAGAGACGCAGTTTCGGATCAATTTCACTGCTTCTGGAGCGTCTTTAACGAAACTTTATCATTGTCTCACGATAACACAATTAGATAAAGTATTTGCGCGTTTTAGTGATTACTGTAGCTCGTTTACCAACAGAAGCACCAGCAGGGTTCGTCACGAATAAGAGTGACCGATACACCGAACTCGATTTTCGTAAAATTCAAGTCGGTGCGGGgagagtgggggggggggggggggtctcGTCTTGAACAACTCGAAATGACAAAGTCTACGGTGAAGCCCTCGAACGTAGCAAGCGCTACCTACATTTCCAAACGGTTTTTTGCATTATCGTTTGCGAACGTGATCACAATATACTCACCGCTTTTCGTTGCCGTTGCGTCAGCAGCCAAATTCTGTTCCGGCAAAAGAGTATTAAAATCAATATGATCCCAGGTAGCCGCGAGCTCCTTTTTCAAAGCTAATAATTTTTGCTGAGCAGCAATCTTTTCCCTCGCGAGCCTTTCCATTTCGTGCTCGTAGTCCCGTTCCTTCCTCCTCAACGTCTGCAACAAAGTTATCACAATGATGAAGAAATATCTGTCTTACGAGGCTATCGTGGGCACGGGACGTGTTCACGAGCTTC
This window of the Ptiloglossa arizonensis isolate GNS036 chromosome 13, iyPtiAriz1_principal, whole genome shotgun sequence genome carries:
- the LOC143153949 gene encoding uncharacterized protein LOC143153949 isoform X6, coding for MLIIDEEEPLENNRTNGNHSAGSRGSPVISSTRIMPPSAASANPGHLTALHSTSHHHLPLHQEQQQQQQQQQQQQQQQQQQQQQQQQQQQQQQQQQQQQQQPPQQHHHHHHHHNNHNSTHNAFVENHNSNHSQQNTGNLVVDVEPSHDSKKQRNGPCVIRSGTREVHNKLEKNRRAHLKECFELLKRQLPSQDEKKSSNLSILHAAIRHIQTLRRKERDYEHEMERLAREKIAAQQKLLALKKELAATWDHIDFNTLLPEQNLAADATATKSVSESMEVDVTGLARGGTRYSSTSSLSSAATASSPQTLQTGSTTSNIHNQVATAAVVCQTQGLNLAQSSRESPPASSSPGTPTPSIPTPAQEKVNTSPSGMVPQQHQLHLPISAQMLNTNQGLATIVPTLQHIGPSLRVIPGDTRQLLVTHTAGNNESRPLTLAVQNSSDQSRPLIAVQSNTGSEPRPVALVVHSSTANDNRVTFVHSNLSNNDRPLALAVQSSASDVRPVTFVHSANEGRPLVLAAHSPALNVSTILNCVTDAQTRIRASDTQTTHKMVGGVTLVGGNGSELTRLPGGAELNILPANGLTLSHAGVSLQTATGKPGSTVMQNAPSTEGIAHIVGPHTPLSGLTPIVTPMTVVSQGNQVTAHILAPSSLAGKMITTPILKSVAQMPIVNAQYINTTTLVKPVVVVSTPSTSTAQSTTASSTQPSSTTHSTV
- the LOC143153949 gene encoding uncharacterized protein LOC143153949 isoform X5; protein product: MRRRIVDPCSAINRDVNVFERTRHSLVGCLRKLGRSRRDDISNRTLREVEEEPLENNRTNGNHSAGSRGSPVISSTRIMPPSAASANPGHLTALHSTSHHHLPLHQEQQQQQQQQQQQQQQQQQQQQQQQQQQQQQQQQQQQQQQPPQQHHHHHHHHNNHNSTHNAFVENHNSNHSQQNTGNLVVDVEPSHDSKKQRNGPCVIRSGTREVHNKLEKNRRAHLKECFELLKRQLPSQDEKKSSNLSILHAAIRHIQTLRRKERDYEHEMERLAREKIAAQQKLLALKKELAATWDHIDFNTLLPEQNLAADATATKSVSESMEVDVTGLARGGTRYSSTSSLSSAATASSPQTLQTGSTTSNIHNQVATAAVVCQTQGLNLAQSSRESPPASSSPGTPTPSIPTPAQEKVNTSPSGMVPQQHQLHLPISAQMLNTNQGLATIVPTLQHIGPSLRVIPGDTRQLLVTHTAGNNESRPLTLAVQNSSDQSRPLIAVQSNTGSEPRPVALVVHSSTANDNRVTFVHSNLSNNDRPLALAVQSSASDVRPVTFVHSANEGRPLVLAAHSPALNVSTILNCVTDAQTRIRASDTQTTHKMVGGVTLVGGNGSELTRLPGGAELNILPANGLTLSHAGVSLQTATGKPGSTVMQNAPSTEGIAHIVGPHTPLSGLTPIVTPMTVVSQGNQVTAHILAPSSLAGKMITTPILKSVAQMPIVNAQYINTTTLVKPVVVVSTPSTSTAQSTTASSTQPSSTTHSTV
- the LOC143153949 gene encoding uncharacterized protein LOC143153949 isoform X4 — protein: MGVLLVSDGTAAVQPRMNLNAVKAAGAQRAIDAGNETNNNVNGLRDANSLMPTQVVGIIDVVVNDEPVRSWMPPPPKKKWIRHYLLEEEPLENNRTNGNHSAGSRGSPVISSTRIMPPSAASANPGHLTALHSTSHHHLPLHQEQQQQQQQQQQQQQQQQQQQQQQQQQQQQQQQQQQQQQQPPQQHHHHHHHHNNHNSTHNAFVENHNSNHSQQNTGNLVVDVEPSHDSKKQRNGPCVIRSGTREVHNKLEKNRRAHLKECFELLKRQLPSQDEKKSSNLSILHAAIRHIQTLRRKERDYEHEMERLAREKIAAQQKLLALKKELAATWDHIDFNTLLPEQNLAADATATKSVSESMEVDVTGLARGGTRYSSTSSLSSAATASSPQTLQTGSTTSNIHNQVATAAVVCQTQGLNLAQSSRESPPASSSPGTPTPSIPTPAQEKVNTSPSGMVPQQHQLHLPISAQMLNTNQGLATIVPTLQHIGPSLRVIPGDTRQLLVTHTAGNNESRPLTLAVQNSSDQSRPLIAVQSNTGSEPRPVALVVHSSTANDNRVTFVHSNLSNNDRPLALAVQSSASDVRPVTFVHSANEGRPLVLAAHSPALNVSTILNCVTDAQTRIRASDTQTTHKMVGGVTLVGGNGSELTRLPGGAELNILPANGLTLSHAGVSLQTATGKPGSTVMQNAPSTEGIAHIVGPHTPLSGLTPIVTPMTVVSQGNQVTAHILAPSSLAGKMITTPILKSVAQMPIVNAQYINTTTLVKPVVVVSTPSTSTAQSTTASSTQPSSTTHSTV
- the LOC143153949 gene encoding uncharacterized protein LOC143153949 isoform X3, with the translated sequence MPRNETRLDRRAPCVVASRVLGNMGVLLVSDGTAAVQPRMNLNAVKAAGAQRAIDAGNETNNNVNGLRDANSLMPTQVVGIIDVVVNDEPVRSWMPPPPKKKWIRHYLLEEEPLENNRTNGNHSAGSRGSPVISSTRIMPPSAASANPGHLTALHSTSHHHLPLHQEQQQQQQQQQQQQQQQQQQQQQQQQQQQQQQQQQQQQQQPPQQHHHHHHHHNNHNSTHNAFVENHNSNHSQQNTGNLVVDVEPSHDSKKQRNGPCVIRSGTREVHNKLEKNRRAHLKECFELLKRQLPSQDEKKSSNLSILHAAIRHIQTLRRKERDYEHEMERLAREKIAAQQKLLALKKELAATWDHIDFNTLLPEQNLAADATATKSVSESMEVDVTGLARGGTRYSSTSSLSSAATASSPQTLQTGSTTSNIHNQVATAAVVCQTQGLNLAQSSRESPPASSSPGTPTPSIPTPAQEKVNTSPSGMVPQQHQLHLPISAQMLNTNQGLATIVPTLQHIGPSLRVIPGDTRQLLVTHTAGNNESRPLTLAVQNSSDQSRPLIAVQSNTGSEPRPVALVVHSSTANDNRVTFVHSNLSNNDRPLALAVQSSASDVRPVTFVHSANEGRPLVLAAHSPALNVSNAQTRIRASDTQTTHKMVGGVTLVGGNGSELTRLPGGAELNILPANGLTLSHAGVSLQTATGKPGSTVMQNAPSTEGIAHIVGPHTPLSGLTPIVTPMTVVSQGNQVTAHILAPSSLAGKMITTPILKSVAQMPIVNAQYINTTTLVKPVVVVSTPSTSTAQSTTASSTQPSSTTHSTV